Genomic window (Zingiber officinale cultivar Zhangliang chromosome 2B, Zo_v1.1, whole genome shotgun sequence):
CTTTAGTTTTTCACTTTAAAGTACACGTACAGAGAGTCTTTATGCATGCATGGGGCTTTCAGTGTGCAAGCCTTTATGTAAAGTAAGCAAATGGCAAAAGAATGTGAATCTTAAATAAAAGCAggcacatatcatagcatatcatatccaAGTTCATAGAGTCAACCCGTATCTTCTTCAAAATTGTTTGCTTACAAAGACTGATCACTGTCCAACAATGTATGTCGGTATACCGATCATTGTTGTCCAACATTGTTGGCGCCATTGTTTTGATCAGCTCAGATGGTTCAATTTAGTCACTTACTGAAACAAGGATTGCCACTTAGGCTTCTAAAGTTTATTGTGAAGTACAGTAAGCAGATAGATCCTTGGCACTCAATGGAACCACAAGACATGGAAACTCAAAGCTACCTATTTGTTAGAAAATTAAAAGCATTTTTTGAGTTGTATTGAGTCATCGGCATCCTAAGACTTGTGAAGAATTTCATTGGACAAAAGTATTCCTGAGGTCCACCGTGATGTGCCAATTGAGTTCCGACATTCATACTGCAGAATTGATTTAAGCATCAATGTTCTTTTTTGGTTGTGTTCTTTAGAATAAAAAACAATCATTAGAGCATCTTCTTAAATATATGAAAATCTAACATTCAACACAAAAGATGAAGAAAAATGGCATGATGATGATAAAAAGGAACAAGCTGAGTACCTGCCTgtgaagcttccttttcttctccctGCGAATCTATTATCTAATACTATATCACCATTCCAGGAAGCACTGCCTTGGCTTACTTGCCTTTGTCTCCTCCGTAATCTTCTAATGGATCACACAATCTCATATGGGATTTTGGTTCTCGTCTCTGTTTTCCTCTGTTGCTTGTTTGCAGGTAACTGAGTGCATTTGTTTTCGTTTGCGAAGTTTATCATATAAGCATTTCGTCGAACATCTTTCGTGCAGGAGATTGCACGACCTTCGCCTTCATAAATAGGTGCGACGATACAGTGTGGCCCGGAGTCCTCTCCAATTCCGGCAGCCCTCCACTGAGCGTCACCGGCTTCGCGCTCCCCGCCGGCACCGCAAGATCCCTGTTGGTCCCGTCAGGGTGGTCGGGCCGCTTCTGGGCGCGCACGGGTTGCTCCTTCGACGACGCCGGGCGCGGCTCCTGCGCCACAGGCGACTGCGGGTCCGGGCAGGTGGAGTGCAATGGCGCCGCAGCCGCGCCGCCAGCAACGCTGGTGGAGTTCACGCTGGGCGGCGGCGGTGGCGGGGCGGACTTCTACGACGTGAGCCTAGTGGACGGGTACAACCTGCCGGTGGGGGTGGCGGCGGAGGCGGCGGGGTGCGGGGAAACCGGGTGCGCGGCGGACGTGAACCGCGTGTGCCCGGCGGAGATGAGGGCCGGCGGCGGCGCCGCCTGCCGGAGCGCGTGCGACGCGTTCGGGACGCCGGAGCTGTGCTGCACGGGAGAGTTCGCCAGCCCGAGCACGTGCCGCCCGTCGGCGTACTCGGAGGTGTTTAAGGCTGCATGCCCCCTGGCGTACAGCTACGCCTTCGACGACGCCACAAGCACCTTCACCTGCGCCGCCGCGCAGCGCTACGCCATCACCTTCTGTCCTAACTCAACTCCCAGGTCCACTTTATTTCTCTAATTAGTAATTACTCATAAATTATAATATGCCCTAAAATAATTATcttctattttattttgttttatttataattCAAGAatctcttaattaattttcagtaATTGATTAAACGcatatttaaaattatgaaaattttaaaatacacatctattttaaaattttataattcaaGATTTCTATTTTACCACTCCCACCAACCATCGGTTTTAGTATATATGCAATATTAAAATCatactgatttttaaaaatcattaacgttgatttttaaaaatcaatcttaCATATTATTTTTAGACAATCTAAAAATTACCACAGGACGTAATACAGCATGATATTTTTAACATAATGATCAAGAATCAATTCGATGACTTAGAGTTTATTCTACCATTACACCTTAAAattgtcaaattgatgtttagttttctttttttctttgaatGAATTTTGTGTTCCTTATCTTGTAAATTACCAAACGAGCTTTAGGGACAATTCATAGGATACTGAAAGCGTTGCACCTTTTGTCTTCGGATTCTTCTCATGATCCATTGAGCAACGagagagcgagagagagagagagcgcgcAGGAAAGTTCATGCACAGAAAAGAGGCTTTTGCAATTGTTCCTCATGATCTCTTTCTTCTTTCGCTTTGTTCCTTCTCCACTTCCCCGGATTGTGTGGAGGAGCTCGGTGCATGAGAAAGATACGATTCCAGTCGCTTTGTTTTCAGAGTCtcctaaaatatttttatgttttgtttttgttttgtgtGTGTTTATTATTTCAGCAAGAAAGCGGCGAGCTCTTCCCAAAGTCGCCCTGCACCAAGAACAGCAGGGCTGGTGCTGCAGGACGACTCATGGCTGGCGAGCCTTGCGACAGGGAGTGCCATGGCCAGGAGAGCGGCGCCTGCTCCGTTGGGAGCTGctcttctttttgttttcttGTTGCTATGACTGCAGATTCAAGTAATGGAATTGTTTCTTGgagatttgtttttttttgggggggttcCTTTTTTTAGAGTTCCGCTGCACTTCCAATTGGACGATCTGTGAGAGAGTTTGATGAGTCAGTAATAAAGTGAGGAGCTGATATTCTCTTCTCCAAGGAAGAATCACATTGAGAAACAGTAATGATAAGAACGTCTAAAAGTTGAAGATAGAGTTTGGTGGGATTCTTATTCCTGCATATCGATCGAACTGTAAATAAAATAATGGCTCTATGAAATTGTATGTTTGTTATTACACAAAAGTTGAACAAAATAAAGCTACGAGTCAGAAAAAACAGATATTTGGGAGCTGAAGTGGTCCTTCTGCGAATATTGGCGGATAAACAAGGATTTTATAAAGTTGAATGGAGTTAATGATCACACTCACCCACCCCCGCCGTGGATGAGCTGTCGGAAAAATATGAATATTAAAAAATAGGAAACATCGAGAGTTTTATGATTGATTTATAATGAATCATAATTGCTAAGGTTCCAAATCCCCTATAAGCACACGAGAAATTTCTCTTGACAGTATCAATTAGATCTTTCGATCGGATATTTAAGGGGCATAGTTCTCCAAATCCGATTAGACATAACGTGGAATAAATTTGATTCCCTGAGCCTTCAAGTAATTAAGATCTATCGAGTAGTTGAGCCATCAAGCATCGCTAAGTCCGTCAAAAATCCTACCTCCCTAAAAGGACCTCACGAAAGTTCAATCTCCCGAAGCCGATCAAATCTAGTGGTACACCAAGTCCGATCGGACGAACAAGGCTGACTCCACCGAAGAAATATCAATGGAGACTCATTAAAACATCAAACCCTTTGGAGGCTCATCTAAATTCAAATTCCTCATTTACTGGTCTACAAGGCGTTCTCTTAATTGATATGTGTTCACTACTAAAGGATATCAATTAAATGTTCGTTAATCCGTTTGACCCATCAGTTGATTGTCTCATTTAATACCATGTAGAAGTTTGTTAGAAAATCTCTGAAATATGTCTTTGCAACTTATACTGGATACATCCCTAGCTACAATCCCTACGATGGAACGACCAAGTCCCATTTAGGTATGAGAATAAGATAGATTACATTAGGAGTTATATTATCATGATGAGATGGATCGTTACATGGGCCAACGGAAAAAGTGCTATATAAGGATTCTCTTCTCCATGCGCATAAGCTCTCCCATGTTTTTCATTGTTTATCACCACTATTTTTTATAGTAACTTAGATTTAGCCTCTAAACTAACTAAGTATCGGAGTGACTATGACAAGTGACCCATCTCTGGCCCGTCTATTGACATTTCCTTCTCTCCGTGCCTTCAGTGACATGACGAGTTAA
Coding sequences:
- the LOC122047157 gene encoding thaumatin-like protein 1, whose product is MDHTISYGILVLVSVFLCCLFAGDCTTFAFINRCDDTVWPGVLSNSGSPPLSVTGFALPAGTARSLLVPSGWSGRFWARTGCSFDDAGRGSCATGDCGSGQVECNGAAAAPPATLVEFTLGGGGGGADFYDVSLVDGYNLPVGVAAEAAGCGETGCAADVNRVCPAEMRAGGGAACRSACDAFGTPELCCTGEFASPSTCRPSAYSEVFKAACPLAYSYAFDDATSTFTCAAAQRYAITFCPNSTPSKKAASSSQSRPAPRTAGLVLQDDSWLASLATGSAMARRAAPAPLGAALLFVFLLL